The Thermococcus sibiricus MM 739 DNA window GTTTGGCAGTCATTACCACAGTAGCGGTTACCGCACCCCTTATCGGTCTTGATCCATTCAAAGTGTATGCAGAGGGTAACGTAGGATTGACATTCATATGGTTGACTGAGCTCTTCCCCAAGGTACCGGCTGGATTTGCAATAGGAACATTATTCTACTTGGCATTGTTCTTTGCAGCATTCACATCACAAATTGCAATTACTGACGTGTTTGTGAAGAACGTGGTAGACTTTGGAGTTCCAAGAAAGAAGGCTGCTACATACGTTGCTATTATTGGTTTGATTGCAGGTATTCCGGCTGCAATAAAGATTGGCTGGCTTGACAACCAAGATTGGGTTTGGGGTGTAGCCCTATTGGTTAGTGCAGTTGTGATATCATTCGTCATGCTCAAGACTGGCTTAGAGAAGAACAGAGAGGTTGCTAACAGAGGTTCAGATATCAAGATCGGCAAGTGGTGGGACATAATGATCGGTTATGTCGCTCCACTAAGCATCATAGTTGTCATGCTATGGTGGATCAAGCAATCAATTGACTGGTACCCAGAAACATGGTGGAAACCCACTGAGACCTTCAGTACTGGAACCGTTATATTCCAGTGGATCAAGCAATCAATTGACTGGTACCCAGAAACATGGTGGAAACCCACTGAGACCTTCAGTACTGGAACCGTTATATTCCAGTGGATCATAGCTGCCATTGCTATCTGGATTATAGTGAATAAGATGCTTATGCCAAAGATTGAAGCAAAACTTGCCGAGGAGGGAGCGTAAATGGAGGGTTCAGTTATAGCCTCAATGATAGTAGTTCTTGGGTTTTACTGGGGATTAACATTGTACTTTGTTAAACTGGCCTTGGAAAAGGAAAAAGAAAAGGCGCAAGCTTCCTGATTTCTTTTTCTTTTTACCTTAGCAAAAAGCCCTTCCAAAGAGGATCGTTTTTTGTGATTATGTCTTGAGAAATCTTTGTTATGTATGCACTTCCTGTTATCTCTGGCACTATTGCTGTGTAATCGCCGATTTTTGTTGTTCCAACGATTCTTATTTTAAACTGAGTCCCAAGTATACTCTCATGAACGAAGGTGTCCCCTTCTTTTAGAATTCCTTTTGAATATAGAGTAGCAACTCTAGAAGCACTCCCAGTTCCGCAGGGACTTCTATCTACACTCCCTTCTCCCCATATGACAACATTTTTGCCATCCGAATCCTCCCTTTCAGGCTCGTCAGTAAGCATTGCCAAGTTTATTCTGTTTTGAACACCTTTCCTTGGGTGTTGTACTTTTATCTGCTCATTAGCGACTTTAATGAGTTTTAACGCAGCTGGAATAAGCTCCTTTATGTATTCTTTTCTGACTCTGAGTCCCATCTGCCGAGCATCCGCTATTACGTAAAAGTTCCCTCCAAAAGCGACGTCTATCGTTATATTTTCGATATTAGGATAGTTAATTTCAAACTCTCCTACATGGAAGCTGGGTACATCTACAACTGTGACCTCTTTAACAACCCCGTCTTCTACTTTTGCCTTTGCCTCTACCGGACCAGCAGGGGTTTCGAGTTTTACTATAGTATAAGGCTCTTTAGCTTCCACAATTCCCAGCTCAATTAAGGCCGTGGCAACTCCCATGGTGGCATGACCGCACATATCCAGATACCCGGCGGTGTCCATATAGATAACTCCAAAGTCAGCCGTATCTGAAGGCACCAGAACAGCTCCAAACTGGTCTCCATGACCTCTAGGTTCCCATAAAAGGGCAGTTCTTATCCAATCATAGTGCTTTTTGAAATATTCTCTTTTTTCTATAATGTCATTCCCCTCTACTGGTAGACCAGAAAGTAGTATTCTAGTGGGTTCTCCTTCGGTGTGGGTGTCTACAACATAAAAAGTGTTTTTCACAAACATAAGTGTTCACCCATGAATATGAAAAAACAAATAAGTATATAATAGTTATTGAAGTTCCACTTTTGTTCCTATTCCCAGTTCCAAGGCCGTTTCATAGGCCAATTTAGCCGTAATTGCATCTTCTATTGCAAGTCCAACACTCTTAAAGAGTGTTATCTCATTATCATTTTCTCTTCCTCTCTTGATTCCAGCCACAATTTCGCTCAACTCTGCATAAATGTGAGTTTCGTCAATTACACCTTCTTTTATGGGGATCAGTATATCACCTGATTCATTTAGGACTCCTTCCTTTGAGTCAACGACCAGTTTGGACTTTCTTACTGTTTCGGAATCGAGTTCTCTGGCATCTTTTCCCATCCACCCTATAGAATTTATGTGCGTGCCTTCTTTGATCCATTCTCCCTTAATCACGGGTTCTTTTGCAGTAGTTGCCACAACTAGAACATCAGCATTCTCAGCAATCTCTTGGGCCGTGAGTGAAATATTTATTTCTATTCCAATCTTCTTAGCCATCTCCTCTGCAAAGACCTTCGCTCTTTCTTTATTCACGTCATACACTAAGGCCTTTTCGATATCTCTAACTTCAGAAATGGCCCATAACTGGGTTCTGGCTTGCACTCCAGCTCCTATTATTCCAACAATTTTTGCATCTTTTCTCGCAAGGTATTTTGTGGCGACTCCACTAGCAGCTCCAGTTCTCATTGCGGTTATATATGTCCCCTCCATAAGTGCTAAAGGTTTTCCAGTTTCGGGATCATTTATTAAGATAGTTGCCAATACACTGGGAAGGTCTTTTTTTGGATTTTGGGCATATAGAGAGACTACCTTAATTGCTAAGGCCTCGCTCTCTTTTAGGTAGCTTGGCATGTACAATAAAAAGCCATTGTGTTTTTCGATTTCTATTATTGTTCTTAAGGGAACCTCTGCTTTTTTATGATAAAACTCAAGAAAGGCTTTTTCTACTGCATCTATAGTTTCTCTCATGGACAAAACTTTCTTCAGGTCATTTCTGGTAAGGAGTAACATAGTAATCACCGTTTTTCTATTTTTGTGTTTTTGGTATAAATACTCTTTGCAAATTTCCTTAAATTTCTATAGGCTACCAAAATTTCTGAAACTTCAATAAAAGGTTTAAAACTTTCTTATTTAAACAAAAGATTTAAATATTTTACATACATAAAGGAACTGAGAAAATGTATACTTGGGTGATAAAATGCGGCCATTAGATCTTTATGAGAAAGACCCTTCTAAGAAAGTTACAATCTATTTTGAAGGCAAACCACTGGAAGCATACGAAGGGGAAAAACTGCCGGTTGCACTGCTTGCCAATGGGGTTTTCTGGATAACCACAAGCTTGCAGGGTAGAAAAAGAGGCGCCTTTACTTTTGGTCCATTACCTGTTGTGGTAAATGGAGTTAAGAATATAGATGGAAGAAAAACCCTTGTAAAAGATG harbors:
- a CDS encoding ornithine cyclodeaminase family protein, producing MLLLTRNDLKKVLSMRETIDAVEKAFLEFYHKKAEVPLRTIIEIEKHNGFLLYMPSYLKESEALAIKVVSLYAQNPKKDLPSVLATILINDPETGKPLALMEGTYITAMRTGAASGVATKYLARKDAKIVGIIGAGVQARTQLWAISEVRDIEKALVYDVNKERAKVFAEEMAKKIGIEINISLTAQEIAENADVLVVATTAKEPVIKGEWIKEGTHINSIGWMGKDARELDSETVRKSKLVVDSKEGVLNESGDILIPIKEGVIDETHIYAELSEIVAGIKRGRENDNEITLFKSVGLAIEDAITAKLAYETALELGIGTKVELQ
- a CDS encoding proline racemase family protein; protein product: MFVKNTFYVVDTHTEGEPTRILLSGLPVEGNDIIEKREYFKKHYDWIRTALLWEPRGHGDQFGAVLVPSDTADFGVIYMDTAGYLDMCGHATMGVATALIELGIVEAKEPYTIVKLETPAGPVEAKAKVEDGVVKEVTVVDVPSFHVGEFEINYPNIENITIDVAFGGNFYVIADARQMGLRVRKEYIKELIPAALKLIKVANEQIKVQHPRKGVQNRINLAMLTDEPEREDSDGKNVVIWGEGSVDRSPCGTGSASRVATLYSKGILKEGDTFVHESILGTQFKIRIVGTTKIGDYTAIVPEITGSAYITKISQDIITKNDPLWKGFLLR